Sequence from the uncultured Draconibacterium sp. genome:
TTTTAAAAGGGTGGTGTCGTACGGATAAATGTCGCCGTAAGGTATTGAAAAGCGAACCGGACTAATATACGAGTGCATAATTACCAGTTTAGCATTCAGGTGTTCGGCAATGTTAAAAGCCATTTCTACAGCTTTTTCCGATACGGTTGAAAAGTCGATGGGGACAAGGATTTGGCCGGGTTTGCTAACTTTTTTCTGTTTCCCCGATTTTAGTCCCAGCAGTAAATCAACTTCTTTAAAGGCTTCGTTCAGGTCGTTTTCCAATATTTTAACCCGAACGGTTGAGGTGGCTGCTCCTTCAATTAAATGTACGTCTTCAAGCTCACATTTAATTCCTTTTTCCTCTAAACGCATTTTCAAGATATGGGCGCGCGCCAGAGGTAATACTACGATTGTAACTAGTTTTTCACTCATGGCCAATTAATTTTAGTTTCTATATTGTTTATATGGTTTTAAGGCCGATTAGTTTCAGAAAAGGACTGAAATCTTGTGTCGGCCGCACTTTTATGGGGGTGTTGAAAACGATGATTGGATATTGGTTTAGAGAAGTGGTAAAAGAATAATAACTTTAGCGATGCAAATGACTTTGTTTAACTACGATTCAGAATGCATTTTTAGCAATAACCAATTAAATTTAATAGTATGACCTATGTTCCAAAAGAATCGAGATACGATGAAATGCTGTACAACCGTTGTGGTAAATGGGGGCTGAAACTGCCTGCCGTTTCATTGGGTTTATGGCATAACTTTGGCGGCATTGATGTTTTTGAAAATGGCCGGGCCATGTTGCACCGGGCTTTTGATTTGGGTATCACACATTTCGATCTGGCTAATAATTACGGTCCGCCTCCGGGTTCGGCAGAAGAAAATTTTGGTAAGATTTTAAAGCAGGATTTTAGTGCTTACCGCGATGAACTGATCATTTCAAGTAAAGCGGGTTATCTGATGTGGCCCGGGCCTTATGGCGAATGGGGCAGCCGCAAATATGTGCTGGCCAGTCTCGACCAGAGTTTAAAACGAATGGGATTGGAATACGTTGATATTTTTTATTCTCACCGCCCTGATCCCGACACGCCGCTGGAGGAAACAATGTTGGCTTTGGACCGGGCAGTGCGATCGGGAAAAGCCTTGTATGTGGGTATTTCAAATTATCCGGCCGACATGGCCAAAGAAGCATCGCGTATATTGAAAGAACTGGGAACTCCGTGTTTGATTCATCAGCCACGTTATTCGATGTTTGAACGCTGGGTAGAAAACGGACTGCTGGATGTTTTGGAAGACGAAGGAATTGGTTGTATTCCGTTTTCGCCACTTGCGCAAGGTTTGCTAACCAATAAATACCTCAAAGGTATTCCTGAAGGATCGAGAGCAACCCGCGAAGTTTTTCTGAAGAAAGAACATGTTGAAACGGCTCACGACAAAATTGTGGCTTTAAATACTGTCGCACAGGAGCGTGGCCAGTCGTTGGCGCAAATGGCGCTGGCATGGATATTACGCGATAAAAGAATTACTTCGGTGCTGATTGGAGCAAGCTCGGTAAAACAATTGGATGATAATGTGGAAATGCTGAAGAACCGTAGTTTTTCGGAAGAGGAGTTAGCGGCTATCGAAAAGATTTTGAAGTAGGACTGTCATTTCGAATGAGGAACGACTGAGAAATCTATTGCAGTTTTGCTGCCAAGATACAGATTTCTCACTTTGTTCGAAATGACATATAAGTACCAATAAAAAAAAGGCTCGCAATTGCGAGCCTTTTAGTTCTATAATACGTGGTTTACATTCCAAATAACTTTTCCAATCCCCAGAAGAGACTGAAAATAATTGCCATTCCGGCAATAGCACCTGCGGCCAGTGTAAAAATAAAGTTTAATGGCAGCATCTTTTTCTCATTCTCAGTATTCATCTTAATGACGATCTGATTCTGATTTGCTTTCGTTTCCATTCAATTAATATTTAGTTGCCCAATCCAAAAAAGTATAAAAGTTTCAATTGTTATTTTCTGTATGTTATTTGGGATCGGACTGTTTCTAATTTTCTTCTTTGTCGAATAAAAGACTAAAAAGTATGCAACAAAGATATGGCTTTTTCTATTAACAGTCCAAAAAACATGTTTTAGAGCAGCTGTTTGTTAAATTCGTGTTAACGTGGCAGTTACAGAACAGGGTGGAATATTGTTGCTATAAATCAATTGAGAATAAGGCCAGTATGTACCAAAAAGAGGAGCTTTTTAAGCTCCTCTTGATCTATATGGTGATTTGTTTTTATTTTAAGTAGCCGACTCAAATTGTTTCAGAAAACGCACATCGTTTTCGAAGAAATGGCGGATGTCTTTAATTCCGTAACGCAACATTGTTATACGTTCTATTCCCATTCCAAAGGCAAAGCCTGTGTATTTTTTACTGTCGATATTACAAAGCTCCAATACATTTGGATCAACCATTCCGCAGCCCAGAATTTCGAGCCAGCCGGTGTATTTACAAACGTTACATCCTTTGCCTCCACAAATCGAGCAGCTTACATCCATTTCGGCACTTGGCTCGGTAAATGGGAAGTATGATGGACGCAAACGGATTTTTGTTTCTTCGCCAAATAACTCTTTGGCAAACTGTAACAGCGTTTGTTTTAGGTCGGCAAACGAAACATTCTCGTCGACATACAAACCTTCAATTTGGTGGAAAATACAATGCGAACGTGCAGAAATTGCTTCGTTACGGAAAACACGCCCCGGGAAAATAGCACGGATAGGCGGCTCGGTGCGCTCCATTACACGAATCTGAACACTTGAAGTGTGGGTACGCAAAAGCACATCCGGATCTTTTTCGATAAAGAAAGTATCCTGCATATCTCGGGCAGGGTGTTCCGGCGGAAAATTCAAAGCCGAAAATACATGCCAGTCGTCTTCAATCTCAGGCCCTTCGGCAACGGTAAATCCAAGGCGGGCAAAAATTCCGATAATCTCGTTTTTTACCAGCGAAAGCGGATGACGTGTTCCCAGTTTCATCGGCTCACCGGGCATGGTTAAATCCTGTCCGGAAGTTTCGCTGCCATTGTTCTCAAAACCTTCTTTTAGTGTGTTAATTTTTTCTAAAGCAAAAGTTTTAAGCGTATTAATGGCCTGTCCAACTTCCTTTTTCTGTTCGGCAGGAACAGTTTTAAAGTCGTTGAATAATTGGCCGATCAATCCTTTTTTGCTGATGTATTTTATGCGCAGCTCCTCTACCTCTTCCTTGCTTGAAGCTACAATAGCGTCGATTTCT
This genomic interval carries:
- the mgrA gene encoding L-glyceraldehyde 3-phosphate reductase: MTYVPKESRYDEMLYNRCGKWGLKLPAVSLGLWHNFGGIDVFENGRAMLHRAFDLGITHFDLANNYGPPPGSAEENFGKILKQDFSAYRDELIISSKAGYLMWPGPYGEWGSRKYVLASLDQSLKRMGLEYVDIFYSHRPDPDTPLEETMLALDRAVRSGKALYVGISNYPADMAKEASRILKELGTPCLIHQPRYSMFERWVENGLLDVLEDEGIGCIPFSPLAQGLLTNKYLKGIPEGSRATREVFLKKEHVETAHDKIVALNTVAQERGQSLAQMALAWILRDKRITSVLIGASSVKQLDDNVEMLKNRSFSEEELAAIEKILK
- the pheS gene encoding phenylalanine--tRNA ligase subunit alpha, which codes for MLDKIKALQEEIDAIVASSKEEVEELRIKYISKKGLIGQLFNDFKTVPAEQKKEVGQAINTLKTFALEKINTLKEGFENNGSETSGQDLTMPGEPMKLGTRHPLSLVKNEIIGIFARLGFTVAEGPEIEDDWHVFSALNFPPEHPARDMQDTFFIEKDPDVLLRTHTSSVQIRVMERTEPPIRAIFPGRVFRNEAISARSHCIFHQIEGLYVDENVSFADLKQTLLQFAKELFGEETKIRLRPSYFPFTEPSAEMDVSCSICGGKGCNVCKYTGWLEILGCGMVDPNVLELCNIDSKKYTGFAFGMGIERITMLRYGIKDIRHFFENDVRFLKQFESAT